Proteins encoded together in one Microbacterium sp. ABRD28 window:
- a CDS encoding DUF4127 family protein codes for MLVPLDERPVCLDLPRRIAAIAGFRMEVPPPVARPDLRRGGDIGALTTWLDAALHGDGDDAAHAAVVSLDGLGFGGLIPSRIGAESAAAVLARFDVLRDSAAPVYASIVVPRAPDAADDFEEPRYWAQWGPALHALSLELGGSPGGGGGGGGGGRTADIPDDVRADWLRRRLRQHVLALGAVGMVADGTLRRLFVGVDDAVPGSLSERDQMAIGEWIGRLGVTSRARVAPGADETGAVLTARAVGEQLQTRPSRIAVLAADPRGLDRVAPYETGPVGDTARAQLDSAGAELVEDPAEADGILLVHTPDGTRGDWAVSPPERTDTAAADATAALAASLVADGRTAVAVADVAQPNGADPALVRALARRGVLADLDGFAAWNTAGNTIGTAAAHLVTALAARRAGVFDGGASARLVRTRVIEDYGYMSEVRRQLRARIGSPVERHDRIEDVGGAAAFVAAALTDALAPLASAGIGKVTASDISFPWRRSFEIALSDTAGENA; via the coding sequence GTGCTCGTACCGCTGGACGAGCGGCCGGTCTGCCTGGATCTGCCGCGCCGGATCGCGGCGATCGCCGGCTTCCGCATGGAGGTACCGCCCCCGGTCGCACGCCCGGACCTCCGCCGCGGGGGAGACATCGGCGCGCTCACGACGTGGCTGGACGCCGCGCTCCACGGCGACGGTGACGACGCCGCCCACGCTGCCGTGGTCTCGCTCGACGGTCTCGGGTTCGGCGGACTCATCCCCTCCCGGATCGGCGCCGAGAGCGCCGCCGCGGTGCTCGCACGCTTCGATGTGCTGCGCGACAGCGCAGCGCCTGTCTACGCCTCGATCGTCGTCCCTCGCGCCCCCGATGCGGCAGATGACTTCGAGGAACCGCGGTACTGGGCCCAGTGGGGGCCCGCCCTTCACGCGCTGTCGCTCGAACTGGGAGGCTCGCCTGGCGGTGGCGGTGGCGGTGGCGGTGGCGGACGCACCGCCGACATCCCCGACGACGTGCGCGCCGACTGGCTGCGGCGTCGACTGCGGCAGCACGTGCTCGCCCTCGGCGCCGTCGGCATGGTCGCCGACGGCACGCTCCGTCGACTGTTCGTCGGAGTCGACGACGCCGTCCCGGGCTCGCTGTCGGAGCGAGACCAGATGGCGATAGGCGAGTGGATCGGGCGGCTGGGCGTGACCAGTCGGGCCCGCGTCGCGCCCGGCGCCGACGAGACCGGAGCGGTCCTGACCGCTCGCGCCGTGGGGGAACAGCTGCAGACCCGGCCTTCGCGGATCGCCGTCCTCGCCGCCGACCCGCGAGGGCTGGACCGGGTGGCTCCCTACGAGACGGGACCCGTCGGTGACACCGCCCGCGCACAGCTGGACAGTGCCGGGGCCGAGCTCGTCGAGGATCCCGCGGAGGCCGACGGGATCCTCCTCGTCCACACCCCCGACGGTACGAGAGGCGACTGGGCGGTCTCACCGCCGGAGCGAACGGATACGGCAGCCGCCGACGCCACCGCTGCGCTGGCGGCATCGCTCGTGGCGGACGGCCGCACCGCGGTCGCCGTCGCCGACGTCGCCCAGCCCAACGGCGCCGATCCCGCGCTGGTCCGCGCGCTCGCGCGGCGGGGCGTGCTGGCGGATCTGGACGGATTCGCCGCCTGGAACACGGCGGGCAACACGATCGGAACGGCCGCAGCGCACCTGGTCACGGCGCTGGCTGCACGTCGCGCGGGCGTGTTCGACGGCGGCGCGAGTGCGCGCCTGGTGCGGACGCGTGTGATCGAGGACTACGGCTACATGAGCGAGGTCCGGCGGCAGCTGCGCGCACGCATCGGGTCACCCGTCGAGCGGCACGATCGGATCGAGGACGTCGGTGGTGCCGCCGCCTTCGTCGCCGCCGCTCTGACGGACGCGCTCGCCCCGCTCGCCTCCGCCGGGATCGGGAAGGTGACCGCCTCTGACATCTCGTTCCCGTGGCGACGGTCCTTCGAGATCGCGCTGTCGGACACCGCGGGGGAGAACGCATGA